Sequence from the Suncus etruscus isolate mSunEtr1 chromosome 1, mSunEtr1.pri.cur, whole genome shotgun sequence genome:
GATAATGTTTTCTGTATCTTGGCCTGTGATCCCATCTTTCCCCGGAGTCCTAACGGTTATTCTCTAATATTTTATCCTGTGTCTCAAGATCTTAGTCTCccgaatatttttttttaatttagtcaccttGAAATAACAAAGTATTATACTTGtcttctagtactatattgaacAGAAGTGACAAGAGTGGGCAACTTAGTCTTATGCcagatcttatcaaatgctttcttttcatctattaatattatcatatgattttaaaataattttattgatacggtgtattatgctgattgacttgtgtatgttaaaccatctttgcatccctggagtaaatcctacttgatcatggggcataactttttttttgaacCAAACCCAGAGATGCTCAATGATACTCAAgtaatactcctggcagggctcagggatgccagggattgaacctggtcaaccATGTgttaagacaagtgccctacctaatgTTCTATCATTCTAGCCTCAGCATGATGAGCAGTTGATCATCATCAACTCACCTTTTTGATGAGTTGTTGGGttctatttgttgttttgttgaggatctttgtatctgtgttcatcaaggatagcattttgttgttattgtgacTCTGCTTTTGGTATGACACTGATCTCCTAGGACTTATCTATTAGACAGAGATTCATTTCCTCACATAAAAATGGCCCATTTTcatggggtcggtgaggtggcactagaggtaaggtgtctgccttgcaaccgctagccaaggaaggaccacaattcgatcccccagcatcccatatggtccccccaagccaggggcaatttctgagcgcttagccaggagtaactcctaagcatcaaacggtgtggccgaaaaaaaaaaaaaggcccattTTCCTGGGACTTTTGTGAATAACACATTTTCCAATGATACATGTAAAAACACCCAAGTCATAGTCAAATCtacatctaggggccagagagatatcatggaggtagggtgtttgccttgcatgcagaaggctagtggttagaatcctggcatcccatatggtcccccaagcttgccaggagcgatttctgagcgtggatcctggagtgacccctgagcgctgcctggtgtgactcaaaaacaaactcacacacacacacaaaaaatccacATCTATACAGCAATTTGTTTATGGATACAATTCTATTCTATTGGCCTATTTGTCATCACATACATCAAAAGATCATtttccaggcccagagagatagcatggaggtagggtgtttgccttgcatgcagaaggatggtggttcaaatcccggcatgccatatggtcccccaagcttgcaggagtgatttctgagcatagagccaggagtaacccctgagcgctgccgggtgtgacccaaaaacaaaaaacaaacaaacaaacaaataaacaaaaaagatcactTTCCTGCTGAATTTAAGAAATATCTATAGTATTTCCTACCCAGAGGAcaaatctttctttcttattcctcttaattaaaattttattatttttacttctcttggatttgggggcctcacctggcaattCTTAGGGTTTTCTCCTAGCTATTTGCACAGAGATGATTCCTAATGGTATTAGGAGACCAATATGTGACATCAGGGATTCCAGCCaggattggctgaatgcaaggcaaatgccatactcttGCAGTATTTCTCCACCTCTTATATTTCTTCAAAATGCAACTTGCAAGTCTTAGTCCTTTGCTtttcataaatgtatatatgaaatatatatgaaatatatacatagatacatgtgtatacatgtgtatatgtatatatatattcatatcagCTTATTTAGTTACATAGATAAAATTGATTTGAATTTTGCTAGATTGCTGGAAAAAATAGTTTACTTCAATCAtcctatttttttaacttattttttctaatgGTATTGACTAGTCTCCAGCACTATAttggagaaaaaagtaataatgaGCATTATGATTTGTCAATGACTTAAACAAGAATTCTTGTAAAATTTAGCTTTTATCTATATGGGGCCTGCTGGTCTGGCCTTGCTCCATTGTCTGATTAAAGATCCCTCTTCAAGTCCTAATGTGTACTTTAAGAAATGCCATGAATGGAATTGAATTTTGTAAAATGCCTCTTCTGCCCCTTTTGATCAGAAAGACTAAGTTTTCCAAGAGATGCTGCAAAATAATGTGGCCTCTTCAAGAACTGGCTGTGCAGGCCTTTGAGACCACGAATTATGTTGCTCAAATCTATGTCCTTACACATTTCTCTCAGCTTGACCTACCAGTTTCCTTTAGTAGCATGTCAAAGACTCCCATGCTATTGTCTTTCTCTGTGTAGTTTCAGGTACTGTTCTGAGCTTGGGGGCTTCTCACTCTGCTTTGAAAGGCTTTTTCTTTATGACATTAAAGGatccctttcctctctttcaaGAGAGGATCCTTTCATTTGCATGAAATTAGATGAAAGTTAGTCAAATTGCTTTCATTTAATTTCATGCAAAATATGTGTAAGTCACAGAACTGATGGAAATCCAGTTGGAGAAAGGGTAAACTACACTGCCTGGACTGATTTCCCCAAATGACATTCTCTCTGCTTCTCAGCTTCCAGTTTCCTGAATGAGTGACAGTAGGTAGTTAGAGGAGAGGCCTGAGTCTAATTTCATTCAgtccagggggctggagaaatagtaggtagggtatttgtctagtgtgaggccaactcaggtttgaaccctgtcatcccatatggaatcctgggcaccaccaaaatttatttctgaatgctgattcaggagttaagtcctgagcatcaccaggtgtggctgaaaaaaaaaacaaacaaaaaccaacttcACCCTAGGCTGTGACTCACTAGGTATAAACTTTCAAGTATAAGATCAGGGTTTTAAGATAGATGAACcttcaaatatgaaaaatattgtaattttaaaattgttttttgatGTCTAGATTGGACCTGAGGTCTTTTCTGTGTGAAACTCAGTATCTACCAGTGAGCTACATCTCTAACCCTGGGTGCAATATTTTCAAAAACttcaatgggccagagagagaaaaagtatagGGGTTAGGGTCCTTACCTTACATATAACCAATCCAGACATGATCTCAGATACTGCATGGTCTACCAACCACTGCTAGAGGTAAACCCGATGGTGGTTTGGCtccaccccaaaccaaaataaacaaaggaaaaagtaaatttaCATGGTTCCCGGAACACCACCAGGTGCAAACCATGCACCCACTGGTGTCATACAAAAATTACATGTTTTGTGGGactataattaaacatttttttttcctttgggccacacctaccagcTATCAGttattaatcctggctctgtacttgaggaaccatatgggatgttgaggattaaacctggatcagccatgtgcaaggcaaatgttctacccactgtgttatcactctagtccTTAACACATTTTCATATGTACACAGAAAACATCAGATGTTAAACCATGAAAATATGCAGAGGGGACCAGGTATGTGGCTCAGTGACTTGCATGAGTGTGAGAACCTGAGTTTGATGTTGGCAcagcaaaatctaaaaaaaaaatttcttaatgaGGGCTAGGGGGAGAAAAGGCAGTAAAATTTGCTACATTCTACATGAAAAGTAAGGTTTATTTGTAAacactgttgtgtgtgtgtgtgtgtggggaaggtCCCTCTTGCACATCCCAGGCTTCCAGTTAGCACATAATTCTCTTGCCTTCCTGTTGTCCAGTTGTTACATCCTGTAGTTTACCTATAGATCCTGTAGGTTAGGAAAAACTCTGTTGGGCGAGAGGCACAAGGTACAAGGGTAGTATCCCAGAACCTGGGGTCAGGGCTGGCTAGCTGTTGCCAACAAGACCTGACTTTGTGGCCCATCCATGTGAAGTAGAATCACAAAACCTGGCCCCCAGTCATGCCCTCCTATTACTCcgccgcaccccccccccccaggcatcACTATGCTTGAGAAGCAGCAGCATGATGGATGAAAAAACTCTTATCAACCTTGTCTCAGTTTCCCTAGCTGGGCAGGCCAATTCACCCAGAACACAGGACCCTCTCCAGCAGGTAGCCAACCATTGAGGTCATGGCACTTCCCTGGACTAATGGCATGAAGCCCTCCACGAAAACAAGTTTAACTGCACAGGCAGAAGAGAAATGATGCTAATGATGAGTAGGAACTTGGATTGGTTTCACAAGAGGAAAATACTAGAGGTGATCCTAAAAGGCTGAGGAGGTAATAAGGCCTCCTGTCATGCTGATGACCCAGGGGACAGAAGCTGGGGCATGAAGATAGATATGGAGTGTCTAGAATGGATGGCCACCAAAAAGAGACCCTCGCCTTAGACTAGTAGAGTTGTGCTGCCAGGGAAAATCACCTTCTACCACTTGGTTAAGGTGCCAACATGGTGTTTATCCTCTTGTATGAATggggtttggtcctcagcactTTGGAAATAGGGGTGAGGGATGCTGATTTGGCTTTAACTGCGCAAGTGAGTTCTGAGCTTCTGCATCATCCATCCCCAGGTGTAAAGAATTAGTGAATGGTGGATGTGGAGTGTCAAAAGGGAAAGCCGCCTGGTGCTGAGTCAGCGTTTAGAAACTTGTCCAAAGGCAGAGCATTGGGGCCAGTGCACAGGTTGGCATTCACGCAGAGGGGCTGTGTACTGTCACCATGGTGTGATTGTTTTGGCCTTGCAAAGACCACATCACCTCCTTTTCAGAAAGGCAAAGTTGACACAGCATTCCCCCTGTCAAAACTTTCTCCTGCCAGTCCCAACTCCAGCCTCTCATGGTGCTGATAGGCAGATACTGGCACGAATCATTAGACGATTCTATCATAGTGTCCTCAGGCCCTCCACTGCAACGCAGACTTGGAAAATGAAGAGTGGGGTTCAAGGGATATATATTCCCTAAAAATCCATGTAGTGGATGGACAGAGTAGTGAGTTCAGCCAAAGCTTCTGATTCTTTGTGTTACCTGTTGGAGCGCTGAGCCAAGCCTGAGAGCCCCACATGTGCAATTTCAACCCCCAACTTCTATTAGTAAAATCTTTGTTCTGATTGTACGGTTtcagtggttttgttttggtgttccCACGAATGGAACACAGAGCCTTCCTTATGCATGTGCTCCCCTTTCTAAAGGATCTTTGATCCTTTCTGGAGAAAATGAACTTGAGTTGTGGTAACAAAGCAAGGGGTTTCGATTCAGCTTTGTGCCCAGATCTAGGTAACATTCTCTAAAGGGTCCATGAAATCAGTCTGGGTCTACCCTCTGTTTGAGGTCACACCCTGAGCGCCCCCCCTCCAATCCTAACATTTACATTTGTTATGCTTGAATAAATAATGGTTTTCGAGGTCAGAATGTTCACACTTTGTGATGTCAACTTCATGTTTCGTTCCCCAATCCCAACCTTTACTGTACACTTTGGTGTCAACCCCAGCCCTTCCCTTCATACCCAGATGGCATCCCTGGTAAATGCTATAAAAAACTCTCCTATAACTGCTCTGCCAGTCCCACTGGAACATGGAGGGTTTTGGAATGTGAAGTCTCACACTGTGGAGCTGGagcttgggatgctgggagtccCCAGTTCTTTGGATGGAGGGGAGACTGCATCTCCGTGGGGAGGTCGAAAAGACAATCAAAACACAACAGTCAAGTCAACCTTTAAAtaggaacttttaaaaatataaaaacagctcATTACGACTTTTCATTCTGTTTTCTTCAGGAATTGTCTTTGACCCCTGCCCTCCCTTGCAGCCCAAACCTTACCATGGGGTGGGGATGGTGGGCAGGcatgtgctcaggagacccagaTTCCAGACACTCCCCCAAACTCAGAAAAGCCCAGAGGAGCCTGGGCTGCTCACCCCAACAAGCTCAGCTAAGGGACACAGGTGACATgcccccttccttctctccagaTGGAATTGCGCATTACAAAATAATCCATAAAAATGAAGTATAAAAATTCTCTTCCATATGCTATTCCAGAGCCCCACCACCAGAACTCACAAGGTCTTTaacttttccttaaaataaagGGGATGGAGGTGCAGagttgggttaaaaaaaaaaaaatcaaaggagaaaAAACTAAGAGTCCTAATACTTCGGGACAAGTAGCATCTGTAGGAGACTGTGTCCCTTTTCACTGGGCCAGGCCAGTGACACTGACTGACAGTGGAACCTTGGTTGTGGGTCTCAGCTGTGCCCTGCCCTACTCTACCCCCTCTCGGGAGAGGAAGGGGCCAGAGGCAGGAAAGGAAGgcgtttattttataaaaagagcatcacttctaattctttttattccaattaaaaaaaaaataaaaatcatatcagtTACTATTTGTCTCTGGAAGCTCCCTGAGCTGAGCTGCTATGCTTGCTTCTAACTTTGTCCTTTTTAAGTCATGTTCCTGATGGGAAAGGGCGGACAGGGTGTTCCCTTGAACTTGTATGTCTCATCGGGAGGAGTGACTGTGCACCAGAGAGGCAGGGGGAGTGGAAGGGGGCAGGCACCTGAGAGCAGGGCATGGCCGGGCGATGGGTGGTGTGGACACGCCCAGCAGAAGCACCGTCCGGCTACATCCACCATCTATTGGCTCCATGTTCCCGGTGCTGCATTGCAGCTGTCTCCTCGGCATCCCTTCTCCTTTGTTCTGCCCCTCTCCCAGATGGGAACTCGTTAGAAAGAAAACACGAAAGCCACCCCACGCGTGGGTCACAAATACAGCAGGCGAAATACACAGCGAGCGATTCTGGTGCGAGGGTCCTCCCCGCCGACCAGTCCATAGGAGTTTGTTATGTACATGTTTCACAGACCAGGCGTGCTGCCCCGAAGGGCCCACGGGAACCCTCTTTCCCAGCACAGAATTGGGGTCCTCTCTGGAGTCCCCAACCCCAGCCAGAGGGACAGGtcagaggggaagaaaaaagagggatgggtgaggggggtgggatgggggctAGCGCCATGAGGCACCAAAAAAGATCTATGGGGGCTCCTGCCAGGACGGTGCTGTGGAGCAGTGACCCATGCAGTCCATGAGGAGTCCAGGCTGGAATGGACCAGATGGAGCCTCTGGCTCAGCCCACAGAGTGCAGCCCATCCCCCGCAGTCTTCAGGGAGCCCTGGCTGGGTCTGCCTGTCAGAGCAAGTCTGTTTCTCCCACAGTCTGACAGCTCTGTAGAGTCCTGGTTTAGTAGATGACCTCATAAACCGTGGCCTTCTTGTCACCAGAGCCTGTTACAATATATTTGTCATCCGCCGAAATGTCACAGCTCAAGACGGAAGAGGATTCCTTCGACTGGAGAGGTAAGGATGGCAGTGGGGGGAAAGAGACACAGATTTCAGGTTACGCCGAGCATCGCCAGTGCCCACTGCCACCCACTCAGTGGGCCCTGTGGCCTTCAAGCATGGCCAGAATGGGGTACTCGGTGACAGCTGGTACCCCACTCACCCTCATGAGAAAAAAGCTCATAACACACCCGAGGTTCCAGGGGTCTCTAAAGCAAGTTTgttttctcagggatcattcctgctggtgctcagggtggAGCCCAGACCAGCCTCCTGCAAGACCAGACCTttgtctgctgtactatggcttcagGCCTAGAGCAAGTTTGTAAGTATGATCAGCCCAGAGttcttagggcaggggtctctcTGCCTGGGAATATGAGGAGATGGGGCTCAGTTCTGAGCTGCCAACAGTCCCAAGGTCTGGCCTCAGTCTGAGTTGGGAAAGATCCATACTGAGTTTGGGGTGCCTAGTCTAACTGTAAAGGAGATGATGCTGAATGGGCACCAAGGCTAGTGCAAGATGCCCCCCAAACAATCAAAAAGTGGTTCGTTGGCTTTGAATACACACCAAGTGTATACGTAAGATGTATGCATGTGTGAGAGAGGACCGCAAGAGAAATCTGTACAATATATGTACACTGGATGTATGCATAGTGTAGTGTGTGCATGTGAATAGTGTgtcaggcgtgtgtgtgtgtgggggaggatGCAACACGTCAGGTCCCATGGTACAAACGCTCCCACTCTCAGGCCCCTGCCCTGCTGGTCCTAGCCACTGTACCTGGAATATGCTGGCTCCGTAGGGCGTCCTCCAGGCATTGAGTAGGTTGTCCTTTCCCGTGCTCACAAACCACTTGCCTGTGGGAAGAAGTGATAGACATCAGGCCACCCTATACTGTGGGAACCCCATTCAAGTCTTTAGAGGCTCCCTCCACCTGGGGGAGACACCTGGCAAATGGATTGTGCAAGCACAGGGAGGCGGAGGATGTGCCTCAGTAGTCCAGGCAGGGGAAGAGCTTCGGCTCGCCCAGCCACTGCAAAAGAACCCAGGGGTTCTTTAGAAAATGATGAAGATTGCTCGTACCATCTGCTTGTGGGCAAGACAGGCCTGTGGGGCGAGGTAGCCATCAGGGCTTGTGGAGGTTCTACCTATCTGCCTAGCCAGTGTGAGAACGGCTGGGTTCTGAAGTAGCTCTCTGTCCACAGAGATGCTGACATCCCAATCAGGGATGTGAAATCCTGTGAACATTCCAACACCTGCCCATGGGGCTGGCCCTGCTCAGCAAGGACTGGCTCCGGcctgattgggggtggggggatatgAGGCCCTGTGCGGTCACTCCCTCTACCCCACTCACCGCAGTAGGCAAACTTGAGGGAGAGCACACAGCTTTCATGTAGGTGCAGCTGGTACTTGTCCGGCTTGGTATGGTGCAGCACCTCCACGTTGCTGCTCTCCATCCCTACGGCCAGCCACTCCCCCGTGGGGCAGTAGCCCAGAGAGAAGATCTGCAGGGTGGACAAAGGGTGAGCCCAGCAAGAACTGGTCAGAAGCACCCCATCATTTCTCTAAGCCCCCCCTCCCCATCCCATCACAATCCAGAGCTGTGAAGTGCCATAGCCAGGACGCAAACTTCCTGCGAGTCTAACGTAGTCACTTTCAAAGTCACTGTCTGCTGGTTTTGACGTTTCTTTGAAAGACACGGGAGCAAATACAACATTTTAATCTCTATGATCAACATTCACAGCTGAGGGACATGACCACATACACAAGGGCATCACAGAACACTTTCTGTGAGCTTCGTGCTGGCCCGATACCATGGCTCTCCTACTCTCCATGAGAAAGGAGCCAGGCATGGGATCAGAACTGAGTGATCAAGTATGGTCACTCCACAGCCTTGCTacttcctccaggaagccttctcAGATGGCTCAACTGGGCTTCACACGCACTCGCAATTGCCCATCTCTGTAAGTGGGAGtccaggaggggaggggaggggaggggagaaaagcgGAGGAAGAAGAGGCTACCCACCTGTGAGGTGAAGTCATGCTGCTGCAGCTGCCGGCCTTCCCGCAGGTCCCAGGAACGCACGGTGTTGTCCAGGCCACCTGTCCACAGCTTGGTACCATCGTGGGAAATGTCTATGCAGCTGGCACCATCCGTGTGGCCCTGAAACTGCCTGTGGGTCACAGGAAGAGGAGAATCACCCTGCTCTGGGCACTGCTGACATGGGCTCCCCAAGGGTCACAGTCAAAGTCAAAGACCCACAGGTGAGGAGGTTGTGAGGGCTCTACTCAAGGCACTTGAGGGCTTTGCTCAGATGGAGAATGGGACTCTGCCCAACAGGGGTGCCTGCTCAGACCTCGGTGACTCTGCACTTGCCCTGGAACCTCGACTAGCTGAGTCAGGGCTGGGCTGGCAGCTGATTGGACCCTCCTGCATAGACAGCAGGATTTGGCTTGGCACCATTTATACTTCCATTCTCAGGAACCACCTCATGATGCCCAGTACATATGGGGAAACGGAAGCATAGCTTGCAGGAGGACACAAGAGACAGGAGTCACACTAGTCACTCTGCTACCATGGCCCCATGCTGGACATCAAGCACCATGGTTACTGTCATCATTCTGATGCCCCTTCTGGGGTGTCACCATTCCCCCCGCTCAGAACCAGCCAGCTCCTGGGCCTCACAGTTCTCACCCTTCAGAGCAGCAGGGCAGGCCCAGACATAGCAGAAAGGCCAAGCGGGATGAGACCCAGGACAAGGCCTCCATGGCTCCTGGCCTCTCTCGACGGGGTATGGTCAGAcggggtctgtctgtctgtctgtcaatcTGTCCTCCCTCACAAggtcatctgtccatccatccctGTTCTCACCTGACCAGAGTCTGGTTGTGCAGGTCCCACACGGCAATGTTGCCATCGCTGCAGCAGGAGAAGCAGACTTTGGCGTCGGGGCTGATGGCCAAGGCATAGCAGGCAGGCGCAGAGGAGGTGAGTTCAGCCTTGATGCGGGGTGTGGGCGAGGCCAGGTCCCAGATGGTGAGCGTGCTGGCCTCGCCGCCCACAATCAGCGTCCGCCCGTCGGGCAGCAGCTTGCAGGAACGGATGTAGTTGTCTCTGTTCTGGAAGGACATGGAGTAGGGCTGAGTGTCTGAGTGTCTCCACCCGGGGAGCAGGAGGCACCTCCTGAACAAGCCCATGCACAGGAGTGGGGGGGGATGCCCACGCGTCAGGCCCTCACCAGGCAGTCCAGCTGGGAGATGGGGCTCTTGCTACCCGGCTGGCTGATGTCCCAGATCTTCACGCAGCCTTTCCCGCCCGTGTAGACGTGCCTCGTGGGGTTGCTGATGGTTACGGCGCACACCACCTCACCATGGCTCAGCGTGTTGATCTGTCGGGCGTGTCTGGGGATGCCGGGGCCAGCCAGGGCGTCGTGGGGAAAGGGCACAGGCTGCATTTGCCCATCAGCACTCACATGGAAGGAGTAGGCTCTGGAGAGGGCAAGAGGCATCCCTATGCCATCCATTCTGCTTGTGCCTCCCAGCACCTGCAGGTCAGTGCTGCCCCCGGGCCCCTAATATTAGGCCAGACTCCAGGGCCCCTTTCTCCTGCATGGTAGGATACTCCATAAGCCcaaaatcttttgttgttgttggttttgtttttgggttatacccagcagcgttcaggggttgcttccggctctatgcttagaaatcgctcctggcaggctcgggggtccatatgggattccgggattcgaaccaccatccttctgcatgcaaggcaaatgctctacctccatgctacctctccggcccctccagaagCCCAAATTCTATCTCTGCTCCCTGGCCTCAGACACCCCACAGGTGCCCCAGAAGGCCCCTTCCTAGCTCTCCAAGCCTGCGAAGGAAGCAACCCAAATGCCTTCTGAGGGTCAGTGGTATTAGGGAGATATGCCAGCCACTTCGGCTCTAGGGAGCCAATAAGGAGCTCTTGCAGCAAGAGCCCAAAGGAGCCATAGTGGGGGCCCAGCATTCAGTTAGGAGGCCCAGCATCTAATGTGCTTTCCAGTGTGCGTCCAACGAGCCTAATAACCAGAATCAGAACACTGAGGGTGGCCCAAAACAGTGGTGGACACCTCCAGAGGGGTAGATCTCATAGGGATTCAAAGCACGGATACTCTAGGCCCCACCCCAGACACATGTGCAAACTAGAACAATGCTTACGGCTTCCCGCCAGGAATGGAAGCGAGGCTGGAGGGCAGGCCCGTGGCCCGCATGGGGGGATGAGGGTCGAAGCCAACCTGCAAGGTAACACAAGGCCAACCCTTAGCGAGAAATGCCACctgcatcccccccccccacccgctTCCTCCCCACCACTTCCGGGGACCCCCGCACATCCTCGCCTCTGTAGAACCCAGGGCAGGGCGGCCCAGCAGAAACAGTAAAATGGGCCCTGGAAACACAACCAGGGTTTTGCAGGGACCATCCACTCTGCCCTGGTCTCCATTCACAGCCCTACTGCCCTCTGACCTCCTGGGAGACAGGAGTGTCCCATTTCCCTGGTTGGAAATAGGCATCTCTGGGTGGTGCTGTGGTTCATATATGAGGGGAGAGTCCAGGGTCACTGGCTCTCAGGAAACCCTACTTCCTGTCCACCCTATTGCATCCATAGCTCACTCAGGGCAGCTCCCTCCCACTCCTTGCCCAGGTTCCCCACCAAAGGAGCCCAAATGCCTACGTACAGCTCCAAAGCTTGCCATTGGCGACCGGCCATAAGCAGCTGCTGCGGCAGCGGCGGCTGCGCTCATCTGGGGCGGGATGTTGTGTAACCCTGCGTAGGCGCTTGGGCTGGTGAGGGAACCATTCATCTCGTGGTGGCTCATCATGGCGAAGGGAGCCGCATAGGAGCTGGTGATGGAGATGGGGGTGCGCAGGGCAGAGGCTGCAAGGAGACCTGTGTCAGTTGGGATCAAGATGCCTGACGGGGGGAGTGGGCCTCGTTCTTTCTTCCAAGACAGTCATGTCACACGGGGCCCACAGCTGCCTCTCAGTCTCCATCTGCCTGCTCTAAGTAGTCCTCTCAGACTGTACATACTTAACCACCCTCTCCCCTTTGCCTTCATCTTCACAGCCCAACAAAGTGTGAGCTGAGAGATGTGCTGCCCCTTTTCAGAGGGCAGGCACCCAGCACAATGACAAGACCATGGTGGTCCAGATTAAAATGTGGTCTGTAGCCTGTCTTCAACTCCTTTCCTCTGATTAATCCCACATGTACTTGCtcccaccccccaaccccccataAATCCCAGTCAGAGATGTCCTCTTCTCCCCAACACACCCTGGGGCTCGGGCCCATCTGCAAGATTCCAACGCGGCCTGGGAGGACCCTCTCCCTCCAGCACAACACAACCCCAGTGTGCCTACCCATTATACCTATCGGGTCCATGCCTGCAGGTTTACCCGGCATTGACCGGAGCCCTGGGGTTGTGCTGGTGCCTGGAGTCGGGGCATCGTTCCTTGGGGTTGGCGTGTTGGACTTGAGCCCAGGGGTGGAGGACTTGTCGTTCTGCAAAGGGAAGATGCATCAGGAGGTCAGCCCTCCATGTGGGGCACCGGCTGCCACACGAAGCCCAATGCTAGCCCTGGTTCTAAATCTTCTGCCATGGCCACAACTCTTGCTCAACTCTGGTCAGCAAAGGTGGCAAGG
This genomic interval carries:
- the TLE3 gene encoding transducin-like enhancer protein 3 isoform X5 gives rise to the protein MYPQGRHPAPHQPGQPGFKFTVAESCDRIKDEFQFLQAQYHSLKVEYDKLANEKTEMQRHYVMYYEMSYGLNIEMHKQTEIAKRLNTILAQIMPFLSQEHQQQVAQAVERAKQVTMTELNAIIGQQQLQAQHLSHATHGPPVQLPPHPSGLQPPGIPPVTGSSSGLLALGALGSQAHLTVKDEKNHHELDHRERESSTNNSVSPSESLRASEKHRGSADYSMEAKKRKAEEKDSLSRYDSDGDKSDDLVVDVSNEDPATPRVSPAHSPPENGLDKARGLKKDAPTSPASVASSSSTPSSKTKDLGHNDKSSTPGLKSNTPTPRNDAPTPGTSTTPGLRSMPGKPAGMDPIGIMASALRTPISITSSYAAPFAMMSHHEMNGSLTSPSAYAGLHNIPPQMSAAAAAAAAAYGRSPMASFGAVGFDPHPPMRATGLPSSLASIPGGKPAYSFHVSADGQMQPVPFPHDALAGPGIPRHARQINTLSHGEVVCAVTISNPTRHVYTGGKGCVKIWDISQPGSKSPISQLDCLNRDNYIRSCKLLPDGRTLIVGGEASTLTIWDLASPTPRIKAELTSSAPACYALAISPDAKVCFSCCSDGNIAVWDLHNQTLVRQFQGHTDGASCIDISHDGTKLWTGGLDNTVRSWDLREGRQLQQHDFTSQIFSLGYCPTGEWLAVGMESSNVEVLHHTKPDKYQLHLHESCVLSLKFAYCGKWFVSTGKDNLLNAWRTPYGASIFQSKESSSVLSCDISADDKYIVTGSGDKKATVYEVIY
- the TLE3 gene encoding transducin-like enhancer protein 3 isoform X1, encoding MYPQGRHPAPHQPGQPGFKFTVAESCDRIKDEFQFLQAQYHSLKVEYDKLANEKTEMQRHYVMYYEMSYGLNIEMHKQTEIAKRLNTILAQIMPFLSQEHQQQVAQAVERAKQVTMTELNAIIGVRGLPNLPLTQQQLQAQHLSHATHGPPVQLPPHPSGLQPPGIPPVTGSSSGLLALGALGSQAHLTVKDEKNHHELDHRERESSTNNSVSPSESLRASEKHRGSADYSMEAKKRKAEEKDSLSRYDSDGDKSDDLVVDVSNEDPATPRVSPAHSPPENGLDKARGLKKDAPTSPASVASSSSTPSSKTKDLGHNDKSSTPGLKSNTPTPRNDAPTPGTSTTPGLRSMPGKPAGMDPIGLLAASALRTPISITSSYAAPFAMMSHHEMNGSLTSPSAYAGLHNIPPQMSAAAAAAAAAYGRSPMASFGAVGFDPHPPMRATGLPSSLASIPGGKPAYSFHVSADGQMQPVPFPHDALAGPGIPRHARQINTLSHGEVVCAVTISNPTRHVYTGGKGCVKIWDISQPGSKSPISQLDCLNRDNYIRSCKLLPDGRTLIVGGEASTLTIWDLASPTPRIKAELTSSAPACYALAISPDAKVCFSCCSDGNIAVWDLHNQTLVRQFQGHTDGASCIDISHDGTKLWTGGLDNTVRSWDLREGRQLQQHDFTSQIFSLGYCPTGEWLAVGMESSNVEVLHHTKPDKYQLHLHESCVLSLKFAYCGKWFVSTGKDNLLNAWRTPYGASIFQSKESSSVLSCDISADDKYIVTGSGDKKATVYEVIY
- the TLE3 gene encoding transducin-like enhancer protein 3 isoform X2, translated to MYPQGRHPAPHQPGQPGFKFTVAESCDRIKDEFQFLQAQYHSLKVEYDKLANEKTEMQRHYVMYYEMSYGLNIEMHKQTEIAKRLNTILAQIMPFLSQEHQQQVAQAVERAKQVTMTELNAIIGVRGLPNLPLTQQQLQAQHLSHATHGPPVQLPPHPSGLQPPGIPPVTGSSSGLLALGALGSQAHLTVKDEKNHHELDHRERESSTNNSVSPSESLRASEKHRGSADYSMEAKKRKAEEKDSLSRYDSDGDKSDDLVVDVSNEDPATPRVSPAHSPPENGLDKARGLKKDAPTSPASVASSSSTPSSKTKDLGHNDKSSTPGLKSNTPTPRNDAPTPGTSTTPGLRSMPGKPAGMDPIGIMASALRTPISITSSYAAPFAMMSHHEMNGSLTSPSAYAGLHNIPPQMSAAAAAAAAAYGRSPMASFGAVGFDPHPPMRATGLPSSLASIPGGKPAYSFHVSADGQMQPVPFPHDALAGPGIPRHARQINTLSHGEVVCAVTISNPTRHVYTGGKGCVKIWDISQPGSKSPISQLDCLNRDNYIRSCKLLPDGRTLIVGGEASTLTIWDLASPTPRIKAELTSSAPACYALAISPDAKVCFSCCSDGNIAVWDLHNQTLVRQFQGHTDGASCIDISHDGTKLWTGGLDNTVRSWDLREGRQLQQHDFTSQIFSLGYCPTGEWLAVGMESSNVEVLHHTKPDKYQLHLHESCVLSLKFAYCGKWFVSTGKDNLLNAWRTPYGASIFQSKESSSVLSCDISADDKYIVTGSGDKKATVYEVIY